The sequence CCCACCGCACGCAGTTCACGGCCGTGCCCTGGCTGCGCGACCACCTTGAGGGTGAAATCCAGTCTTTCTTGGGGGAGACCGAGGTCGACCCCATGACCGTCCTGGAACGTGTCCGCGAGGCCGCCCAGTCCCTCGCCGGCAGCCGCCCCGAGGGCGAGGAGGGTGACGAGGCGCGCTCCATCGTCGAGATCGTCCAGACCCCCGCCCAGCGCGAGATCCTCGGCCGGCTGACCGCCGTGATGTCCCTCCTGGAGGGCCACGCCGACTTCGTGATGGACGGCGTCGGCCCGGCGGTCGTCCCCTCCGTCGCCGAGATCCGCGAGAAGTTCCAGCAGCGGCGCGCCCGCGGCGCCTCCCGCCTCGACCTCGCCCTGCGCAAGCTGCTGGGCCTCGACGCGAAGCTGCGCCAGTACCGGGACGGCGAGCGGTTCGTCCGCGCCGTGGTGGACGAGGTGGGCATGGACGGCTTCAACCGCGTGTGGACCTCGCCGAACACACTTCCCACCAAGTCGGAGATCGCCAAACCCGCGGACTGGGTCGCGCGGGTGCACCGTAAGGCAGAGTCGTGAACTGAATCCGGCCGACGGCAGGTGAACGCCCCTCTAATCACCCGTCCGAGGGACCGTGAGGCATGGGTAGGCGTGCAATGCTCGGGGAACGGCCCGGTTCTGTCACCATCGACACACTCTGAGTGACCGAACCCGGGCTCACCCCCCGACAATTTCATGAAGGGAACCGGACATGGGTCCCCATCCTGCGGTCGCGGCGATACGCCTGGCGGTCCGCCGCGTACTCCACGACGTCCTGACCGATCACGCCCCCT is a genomic window of Streptomyces sp. NBC_00414 containing:
- a CDS encoding zinc-dependent metalloprotease; amino-acid sequence: MTSIGGAEMVDWNLAVATATRLVRPGPEVSRDEARAVVAELRRHAKASEEHVRGFTRMGGDDLHDTPVLVVDRPGWVRANVAGFREILKPLLDKMQERRGSSAGGAVLGAVGGKVTGVELGMLLSFLSSRVLGQYETFAPATRELPAGQNGGGRLLLVAPNIVHVERELDVQPHDFRLWVCLHEETHRTQFTAVPWLRDHLEGEIQSFLGETEVDPMTVLERVREAAQSLAGSRPEGEEGDEARSIVEIVQTPAQREILGRLTAVMSLLEGHADFVMDGVGPAVVPSVAEIREKFQQRRARGASRLDLALRKLLGLDAKLRQYRDGERFVRAVVDEVGMDGFNRVWTSPNTLPTKSEIAKPADWVARVHRKAES